A region from the Benincasa hispida cultivar B227 chromosome 10, ASM972705v1, whole genome shotgun sequence genome encodes:
- the LOC120087709 gene encoding ATP synthase subunit 9, mitochondrial, translating to IKKHDENSQPEMLKGAKSMGAGAATIASAGAAVGIGNVFSSLIHSVARNPSLAKQSFGYAILGFALTEAIALFAPMMAFLILFVFRSKKEGFSLIKQDLFHIRKWRRAWVRSN from the coding sequence ATCAAAAAGCATGACGAGAATTCTCAACCCGAGATGTTAAAAGGTGCAAAATCAATGGGTGCCGGAGCTGCTACAATTGCTTCAGCAGGAGCTGCTGTCGGTATTGGAAACGTGTTCAGTTCTTTGATCCATTCCGTGGCGCGAAATCCATCATTGGCTAAACAATCATTTGGTTATGCCATTTTGGGCTTTGCTCTAACTGAAGCTATTGCATTGTTTGCTCCAATGATGGCCTTTTTGATCTTATTCGTATTCCGATCGAAGAAAGAAGGTTTCAGTCTCATAAAGCAAGACCTCTTTCACATAAGAAAGTGGAGGCGGGCTTGGGTACGATCTAACTAA
- the LOC120088853 gene encoding uncharacterized protein LOC120088853, translating into MAIPHSPIKPQSSSKLTTFFLISSSLCIGYFFSSVFLLRTFHPSSNQISSPLSLHQIVFGIASNKDSWPKRKDYVKIWWKPNLMRGCVFVDDIPQNDDASSSSSLPAVCVSADTSRFRYTYRRGSRSAIRVARVVLETVAAGHSNVRWYVFGDDDTFFFPENLVKTLSKYDDGLWYYIGSNSETYDQNRRFNFEMGFGGAGFAISQSLAKTLRNVFDSCLERYPHLYGSDCRVHSCLAELGVKLTHEQGFHQVDLRGNIFGLLASHPLTPLVTLHHLDYINPIYPNKTIGESLKHLFKAVEMDPHRVVQQSVCYDRWFSWTISVSWGYAVQIYDRHVFLTDAFNVQRTFTPWKKELKAEPGSFVMNTMEIHEDPCRRPTVFYFDQVSSDWSGLIKSSYKKDFVNCSFGPASPRRLEEVRVLSPKLNLDLKQLQAPRRQCCDVLPSTGGEVLDIAIRECKEEELIHMH; encoded by the exons ATGGCCATTCCTCATTCCCCCATTAAACCTCAATCTTCCTCAAAGCTCACAACCTTCTTCTTAATCTCCTCATCTTTATGCATTGGCTATTTTTTCTCCTCTGTTTTCCTCTTACGCACTTTCCACCcttcttcaaaccaaatttctTCCCCTCTTTCCCTCCATCAAATCGTCTTCGGAATCGCCTCGAACAAGGATTCGTGGCCGAAAAGAAAAGATTATGTTAAAATTTGGTGGAAGCCCAATTTAATGCGTGGTTGTGTTTTTGTCGATGACATTCCTCAAAACGATGacgcttcttcttcttcttctcttcccgCCGTTTGTGTCTCTGCTGACACTTCCCGTTTCCGTTACACTTACCGTAGAGGTTCCCGATCGGCGATAAGGGTTGCACGTGTCGTTCTTGAAACGGTGGCTGCCGGACATTCCAACGTGCGGTGGTACGTTTTTGGTGACGACGACACGTTTTTCTTCCCGGAGAATTTGGTGAAGACTCTGTCTAAATACGATGACGGGCTCTGGTATTACATCGGAAGTAACTCTGAAACTTACGACCAAAACAGAAGATTCAATTTCGAAATGGGATTTGGTGGAGCTGGATTTGCCATTAGCCAATCTTTGGCGAAAACCCTTCGAAATGTCTTTGATTCGTGTCTAGAACGATACCCACATCTTTATGGAAGCGATTGTAGAGTTCATTCTTGTTTGGCAGAGCTGGGTGTTAAGTTAACCCATGAACAGGGGTTTCATCAGGTGGATTTGAGAGGTAACATTTTTGGGCTTTTGGCTTCACATCCATTAACTCCATTAGTAACCTTGCATCATTTAGATTATATAAACCCAATTTATCCTAACAAAACCATTGGAGAATCGCTCAAACATCTTTTCAAAGCCGTCGAGATGGATCCTCACAGAGTCGTGCAACAGAGTGTGTGTTATGATCGGTGGTTCTCGTGGACGATTTCAGTGTCGTGGGGTTACGCTGTTCAAATATATGACCGTCATGTTTTCTTGACGGACGCATTTAATGTACAACGAACCTTCACTCCATGGAAGAAGGAATTGAAGGCGGAACCTGGATCTTTTGTAATGAACACAATGGAAATTCATGAAGATCCATGTCGCCGGCCCACGGTTTTCTATTTCGATCAAGTTTCTTCCGACTGGAGTGGATTAATCAAGAGCAGTTACAAGAAAGATTTCGTAAATTGTTCTTTTGGTCCAGCTTCTCCCAGAAGACTTGAAGAAGTCAGAGTTTTGTCTCCTAAACTCAACCTCGATTTAAAACAG TTGCAGGCTCCGAGAAGACAATGCTGTGATGTATTACCATCAACCGGAGGTGAAGTATTGGACATCGCCATTAGAGAATGCAAGGAAGAAGAATTGATTCATATGCATTAA